A single window of Flavobacteriales bacterium DNA harbors:
- the yajC gene encoding preprotein translocase subunit YajC, with the protein MSQTLTIFLQAASPSGGGSSQTMIMIGLMLIVFYFFMIRPQAKKAKEQKKFKEGLKPGDKVITIGGIHAKIAEVKENVCILEVEGGNRLKVEKSAISMDFSKETSPPGSSK; encoded by the coding sequence ATGTCACAAACATTAACCATATTCCTTCAGGCTGCATCTCCCTCCGGTGGTGGTTCATCCCAAACCATGATCATGATCGGACTGATGCTGATCGTGTTCTATTTCTTCATGATTCGCCCGCAGGCCAAGAAAGCCAAAGAACAAAAGAAGTTCAAAGAGGGCCTGAAGCCGGGCGATAAAGTCATCACCATTGGTGGTATTCATGCCAAGATCGCAGAAGTGAAGGAAAATGTATGTATCCTTGAGGTGGAAGGCGGCAACCGCCTGAAGGTGGAAAAGAGCGCCATCTCCATGGATTTCTCAAAAGAGACAAGCCCGCCCGGATCATCCAAATAA